A part of Larkinella insperata genomic DNA contains:
- the dnaE gene encoding DNA polymerase III subunit alpha gives MQFSHLHCHTQYSLLDGQAEIKKLIKKAKADNMPAVAITDHGNMFGVFEFVAEAAKQGIKPVVGCEFYVVEDHTKKQFTKEQKDIRYHQLLLAKNPTGYKNLIKLCSLGYMEGLYGKYPRITKELIDQYKEGLIASTCCIGASVPKTILKKGEEAGEKEFQWWLDRFGEDYYVELQRHEIPDQIKVNEVLVRLARKYNVKIIASNDSHYVDREDWVAHDILLCVNTNEKLSTPSEKEFNDEEGFKKGTRFAFFNDQFYFKNTEEMSTLFKDLPEAIDNTNEIVDKVETLKLKRDILLPNFVIPDGFASQDDYLEFLTFEGAKQRYKILSPEADERLRFELGVIRQMGFAGYFLIVSDFIKAGRDLGVMVGPGRGSAAGSAVAYCIGITNIDPIKYNLLFERFLNPDRKSMPDIDTDFDDEGRQKVIDYVVKKYGKQQVAQIVTYGTMAAKSAIKDVARVMELPLPESNALAKLVPDKPTYNMTLKKIFEDPIDSLGQMIQPEEVENVKRMRHIESGNDLQAKVLKQARKLEGNIRNTGIHAAGIIIAPEDLSNIVPVSTSKESELIITQYEGRVIEDAGVIKMDFLGLRNLTIIKECLRLIRQNHGGFFINGVETDIDDIPLDDEETYKLFQRGETNAIFQFESDGMKKYMKDLKPDRFEDLIAMNALYRPGPIAYIPTFINRKHGREEVKYDLPEMEEYLADTYGINVYQEQIMLLSQKLAGFTKGDADVLRKAMGKKDKATLDKMKGKFVEGCAANKLNIKTCEKVWTDWEAFASYAFNKSHSTCYAFVAYQTAFLKTHYKAEYMAAVLTSCLGNIEKITFFMEECKAIGIPVLGPDVNESERFFGVNQKGEIRFGLGAIKGTGDAAVESIIEERRKGGPFKDIFDFVIRVNLRTVNKKTLESLAYAGSFDNLGEMHRAQFFDIPAGETATFIEKLTRYANNYHAEKSAAQQSLFGGAGGEPNIPLPKPPNVQPWSEIEKLKFEKEVVGFYISGHPLDEFRIELESFCTCTVDKLFDESNQGKEITVGGIVSSKQLRQSKNGNPFVIFKLEDYNGSVEMSLFGEDFVRLGNYIEEGLFLHVKGKLQNRWNSDAFEFRPNFIQLLTEVRTKYSKELSVQLDLKLINNEFVAKITDLVKEYPGSCNLVLRVTDEEDRLEVSMLSRPFKITPVNELLKALDAMDGVGYRLN, from the coding sequence ATGCAATTTTCCCACCTCCACTGCCATACCCAGTACTCCCTGCTCGACGGGCAGGCTGAAATCAAGAAACTGATTAAGAAGGCCAAAGCCGATAACATGCCCGCCGTCGCCATTACCGACCACGGGAACATGTTCGGCGTGTTTGAGTTTGTGGCCGAAGCCGCCAAGCAGGGCATCAAACCGGTGGTTGGCTGCGAGTTTTACGTGGTGGAAGACCACACCAAAAAGCAGTTTACCAAAGAACAGAAAGACATTCGCTACCACCAGCTGCTGCTGGCCAAGAACCCGACGGGTTACAAAAACCTGATCAAGCTCTGCTCGCTGGGCTACATGGAAGGCTTATACGGCAAGTATCCGCGGATTACGAAGGAGCTGATTGACCAGTACAAGGAAGGCTTGATTGCGTCGACCTGCTGCATCGGGGCGTCGGTACCCAAAACCATTTTGAAGAAAGGCGAGGAAGCCGGGGAGAAAGAGTTTCAGTGGTGGCTGGATCGGTTTGGTGAGGACTATTACGTCGAGCTGCAACGGCACGAGATTCCCGACCAGATCAAGGTGAATGAGGTGCTAGTGCGGTTGGCCCGGAAATACAACGTCAAAATTATTGCTTCCAACGACTCCCATTACGTGGATCGGGAAGATTGGGTCGCGCACGATATCCTGCTATGCGTCAATACCAACGAAAAACTGAGTACGCCCTCCGAAAAGGAGTTTAACGACGAAGAAGGCTTCAAGAAAGGAACCCGGTTTGCGTTTTTTAACGACCAGTTCTACTTTAAGAATACCGAGGAAATGTCGACGCTCTTCAAGGATTTGCCGGAAGCGATTGACAACACCAACGAGATTGTCGACAAGGTGGAAACGCTGAAGCTGAAGCGCGACATTCTGCTGCCCAACTTCGTGATTCCCGACGGCTTTGCCTCCCAGGACGATTACCTGGAGTTTCTGACCTTCGAAGGGGCCAAGCAACGCTACAAGATTCTGTCGCCGGAAGCCGATGAACGGCTGCGGTTTGAGCTGGGTGTCATCCGGCAGATGGGTTTTGCGGGATACTTTCTGATCGTTTCCGACTTCATCAAGGCCGGGCGCGACCTGGGCGTGATGGTTGGCCCGGGCCGGGGCTCGGCGGCTGGTTCGGCGGTGGCCTACTGCATCGGAATCACCAACATCGACCCCATCAAGTACAACCTGCTGTTCGAGCGGTTTTTGAACCCCGACCGGAAGTCGATGCCCGATATTGATACCGACTTTGACGACGAAGGCCGTCAGAAGGTGATCGACTACGTGGTCAAGAAATACGGGAAGCAGCAGGTGGCCCAGATCGTGACCTACGGTACGATGGCGGCCAAGTCGGCCATTAAAGACGTGGCCCGCGTGATGGAGTTGCCGCTGCCCGAATCGAACGCACTGGCCAAACTCGTGCCCGACAAGCCGACCTACAACATGACCCTCAAGAAGATTTTTGAGGATCCGATTGATTCGCTGGGGCAGATGATCCAGCCGGAGGAGGTCGAGAACGTGAAGCGGATGCGGCACATCGAATCCGGAAACGATTTGCAGGCCAAGGTGCTGAAACAGGCCCGGAAGCTGGAAGGCAACATTCGGAACACCGGGATTCACGCGGCCGGGATCATTATTGCGCCGGAAGATCTCTCGAACATTGTTCCGGTATCGACGTCGAAAGAATCCGAACTGATTATCACGCAGTACGAGGGCCGGGTGATCGAGGATGCGGGCGTTATCAAGATGGACTTTCTGGGTCTGCGAAACCTGACCATCATCAAGGAGTGCCTGCGGCTGATCCGGCAAAACCACGGCGGTTTTTTCATTAACGGTGTCGAAACCGACATTGACGACATTCCGCTGGACGACGAGGAAACCTACAAACTCTTCCAGCGCGGGGAGACGAACGCCATCTTCCAGTTCGAATCCGACGGAATGAAGAAATACATGAAGGACCTCAAGCCCGACCGGTTTGAGGACCTGATTGCCATGAACGCCCTTTACCGACCGGGTCCGATTGCCTACATCCCGACATTTATCAACCGGAAACACGGGCGCGAGGAAGTGAAGTACGACCTGCCGGAAATGGAAGAATACCTGGCCGACACCTACGGCATCAACGTCTACCAGGAGCAGATCATGCTTCTGTCGCAGAAGCTGGCTGGTTTTACGAAGGGTGATGCCGACGTGTTGCGGAAGGCAATGGGGAAAAAAGACAAGGCGACACTCGACAAAATGAAGGGCAAGTTTGTGGAGGGTTGCGCAGCCAACAAACTGAACATCAAAACCTGCGAGAAAGTCTGGACCGACTGGGAAGCGTTTGCCTCCTACGCCTTCAACAAATCGCACTCGACCTGTTACGCGTTTGTGGCCTACCAGACGGCCTTCCTCAAGACGCACTACAAAGCCGAGTACATGGCGGCCGTCTTGACGAGCTGCTTGGGCAACATCGAAAAGATCACTTTCTTCATGGAAGAGTGTAAGGCGATCGGCATTCCGGTTTTGGGGCCGGATGTAAACGAATCGGAGCGGTTTTTCGGGGTCAACCAGAAGGGCGAAATCCGGTTTGGGCTGGGGGCTATCAAAGGCACGGGGGATGCCGCCGTTGAATCGATCATTGAGGAACGCAGAAAAGGCGGTCCGTTCAAGGATATTTTTGACTTCGTCATCCGGGTTAACCTGCGGACGGTCAACAAGAAAACCCTCGAATCGCTGGCTTACGCGGGCTCATTTGACAACCTGGGAGAAATGCACCGGGCGCAGTTTTTCGACATTCCGGCGGGCGAAACGGCCACCTTTATTGAGAAGCTGACCCGCTACGCCAACAACTACCACGCCGAGAAGTCGGCGGCTCAGCAGTCGCTGTTTGGGGGCGCTGGCGGGGAACCCAACATTCCGCTTCCCAAACCGCCGAATGTTCAGCCCTGGAGCGAAATCGAAAAACTCAAATTCGAGAAAGAGGTCGTTGGTTTCTACATCTCCGGCCACCCGCTGGACGAATTCCGGATCGAACTGGAAAGCTTCTGCACCTGCACGGTGGACAAGCTGTTTGATGAATCGAACCAGGGGAAAGAAATAACCGTTGGGGGAATCGTGTCGAGCAAACAGCTCCGGCAGTCGAAAAACGGGAACCCGTTCGTGATTTTCAAGTTGGAGGATTACAACGGCTCGGTTGAGATGAGTTTGTTCGGGGAAGATTTTGTCCGGCTGGGCAATTATATCGAGGAAGGGCTGTTTCTGCACGTGAAAGGAAAGCTGCAAAACCGCTGGAACTCCGACGCTTTTGAGTTCCGCCCGAACTTCATTCAGTTGCTTACCGAGGTGCGGACAAAATACAGCAAAGAACTCTCTGTGCAGCTGGACTTAAAGCTGATCAACAACGAGTTTGTGGCCAAAATAACCGATTTGGTGAAAGAATATCCGGGCTCCTGTAACCTGGTGCTTCGGGTCACCGACGAAGAAGATCGGCTGGAAGTCAGCATGTTATCGCGCCCCTTCAAAATTACGCCCGTCAACGAGCTGCTCAAAGCGCTCGATGCGATGGACGGGGTAGGATACCGACTGAATTAA
- a CDS encoding NRAMP family divalent metal transporter: protein MFWSVISAAFIGPGSVTACTMAGAQYGLSLLWVLTFATLGTVWLQEAASRITIATGRDLGQTIALANQQRGKTIPLLLFLAVWMGCAAYQAGNILGAVSGLALLTGWPVKALTGGIGLVCLILLAIGSTQWIANFLGIVVFAMGGAFVYVAFGAPVSAVEVTRALVTPSFPAGSLLLINSLIGTTIVPYNLFFGSGITSGQTLSEMRLGIWVAVLLGGLISVVLLLAGLLVTGGFSFTNMADVLSNRVGSWGGMLFAFGLFAAGFASSLTAPLAAAVTARSLLGWSVKSWNYRLVWLLVLGIGLAFGLSDYNPVTIIVVVQAINGILLPVVTVFLFLAVNDRTLIPEAYRNSVLQNVAMLTVVAVSLLFGGWNVWLAVQNLFR from the coding sequence TTGTTCTGGTCGGTAATTTCGGCCGCTTTTATTGGTCCCGGTTCGGTTACAGCCTGCACGATGGCCGGGGCGCAGTACGGATTGAGCCTGCTGTGGGTGCTGACGTTTGCGACGCTCGGGACGGTTTGGCTTCAGGAAGCGGCTTCGCGCATCACCATCGCGACCGGCCGGGATCTGGGCCAGACCATTGCGCTGGCCAATCAGCAGCGCGGTAAAACCATACCGTTGCTCTTGTTTTTGGCCGTCTGGATGGGGTGTGCGGCATACCAGGCCGGTAATATTCTCGGGGCGGTTTCCGGTCTGGCCTTGCTGACGGGCTGGCCGGTCAAAGCCCTGACGGGCGGTATCGGGCTGGTTTGCCTGATTCTGCTGGCTATTGGCTCGACGCAGTGGATTGCCAATTTTCTGGGCATCGTTGTTTTTGCGATGGGCGGGGCTTTTGTGTACGTGGCGTTTGGCGCGCCCGTCTCGGCGGTGGAGGTAACCCGGGCGCTGGTGACGCCGTCGTTTCCGGCGGGTTCGTTGCTGCTCATCAACAGCCTGATCGGAACCACCATTGTGCCGTACAACCTGTTTTTCGGTTCAGGCATTACGTCGGGCCAGACGCTGAGCGAAATGCGGCTGGGCATCTGGGTGGCCGTCCTGCTGGGCGGATTGATTTCGGTCGTGCTGCTGCTGGCGGGGCTGCTCGTTACGGGCGGCTTTTCTTTTACCAACATGGCCGACGTCCTCAGCAACCGGGTGGGAAGCTGGGGCGGCATGCTCTTTGCGTTTGGCTTGTTTGCCGCCGGTTTTGCTTCGTCGCTGACGGCCCCGCTGGCGGCTGCGGTTACGGCCCGGAGTCTGCTGGGCTGGTCGGTAAAGTCCTGGAATTACCGGCTGGTCTGGCTGCTGGTGCTGGGCATTGGTCTGGCGTTCGGCCTGTCGGACTACAATCCGGTGACCATTATTGTGGTGGTTCAGGCCATCAACGGGATTCTGCTGCCAGTGGTGACGGTGTTTTTGTTTCTGGCCGTCAACGATCGCACGCTCATTCCGGAGGCATACCGGAACTCGGTGTTGCAAAACGTCGCGATGCTCACGGTGGTGGCCGTCTCGCTGCTTTTTGGCGGCTGGAACGTCTGGCTGGCCGTGCAGAATTTGTTTCGTTAA
- a CDS encoding hydantoinase B/oxoprolinase family protein — protein sequence MWKIWIDTGGTFTDGMATDPDGHLHRTKVLSSSSLRAVVRPSGETLRLEAPWLQAPIFGGYRLRVLETGETTQILSLDSEGNLQLRNDLGLLSPVTVELSTGEEAPILAARLLTLTPLDRPFPPLEMRLGTTRGTNALLERKGGRVALVVTKGFRDLLQIGTQQRPNLFQLDIPPAEVVYETACELDERMAADGRVIQPLSDQTIAHLLGQLQEARPDGVAVSLLNAYRNPVHEQQVGDALRKAGFSVSLSHEISTAIQYVPRTQTTVVDAYLKPILRSYLANLTRQLGGRPVRVMTSGGGLVKADLFLAKDSLLSGPAGGVIGAGHIAHASSIARTLTLDMGGTSTDVARFDGRVDYQFTTKVGSFELQSPSLAVETVAAGGGSVCWFDGQLRVGPHSAGAAPGPACYGAGGPLTVTDVNLLLGRLHPALFGIPVSPEKARAALETVRQQMERHTGQPVEEESLLLGFERIANETMAGAIRKISVARGFDPKEYALLVFGGAGGLHGCAVAQLLGIQSLILPFDGGLLSAYGIGQARIERTAAGQVLQPLAEVAPNLATLVGNLIQRATDDLRQDVGADTPIEASNVLLFMRLQGQESTLEIPYSGTHSRTADAEMDAIQRLFRVRYEQLYGHFPAHRSIELESIRVLVSSVKPQEPVLVSTAVARPVEPSFSAGELPVYAWTQLREGDYFSGPALLLNTTSSSYLATGWEVTVGPNRNAVARITGQADIVDVPLLEAAQTELFARRFVAIAEEMGAQLQRTAFSVNVKERLDFSCALLNAKAELLVNAPHIPVHLGSLGVCARLVLEKLPLEPGDVIITNHPQYGGSHLPDVTLLAGVFTDDGALIGYVINRAHHAEIGGKVPGSMPPDATRLVEEGVVLEPQYIVKKGRFLWDQIQKRFEEAVFPTRALAENRADMEAALASLRSGEMALRALVRQHGLPTVRQYMQRLQQSATDALQTVLSGYEGQTFSAEEQLDDGHRICVTITVKNQTITFDFTGTSPVHPHNLNANVSILNSALLYVLRLWCGPRSVGPQDIPLNEGLMAPVSLHLPACFLNPTFSDDPAECPAVVGGNTEVSQRLVDTLLKALGLAACSQGTMNNFLFGNGRFGYYETIGGGAGAGDGFAGRSAVHQHMTNTKLTDPEELERRYPVRLHQFAIRAGSGGAGAWGGGDGIVREIEFLEPVQATLLSQHRTVAPYGLAGGAAGQTGQQTLIAVNGAETELPGIFTRPMQPGERIRIETPGGGGWGVMS from the coding sequence ATGTGGAAAATCTGGATTGATACCGGCGGAACGTTCACGGACGGTATGGCAACGGACCCGGACGGGCATCTGCACCGAACTAAAGTGCTCAGCAGCAGTAGCCTCCGGGCAGTGGTCAGACCGTCGGGCGAGACGCTCCGGCTGGAAGCTCCCTGGCTGCAGGCACCCATCTTTGGCGGGTATCGGCTGCGGGTTCTGGAAACCGGTGAAACAACGCAAATTCTGAGCCTGGATTCCGAAGGAAACTTACAGCTTCGCAATGATTTGGGGCTTTTGTCTCCAGTAACCGTTGAACTGTCCACGGGCGAAGAAGCGCCGATTCTGGCCGCCCGGCTTCTGACGCTAACACCGTTAGATCGGCCGTTTCCACCGCTGGAAATGCGGTTGGGAACCACCCGGGGAACCAACGCCCTGCTGGAACGAAAAGGGGGGCGGGTGGCCCTGGTGGTTACCAAAGGCTTCCGAGACCTGTTACAAATCGGTACCCAGCAGCGCCCGAACCTGTTTCAACTGGATATTCCACCCGCCGAGGTCGTGTATGAAACCGCCTGCGAGCTTGACGAACGCATGGCTGCCGACGGACGGGTCATTCAGCCTCTGTCTGACCAGACCATTGCCCACCTGCTGGGGCAGCTTCAGGAAGCCAGACCGGACGGAGTTGCCGTGTCGCTGCTGAATGCCTACCGAAATCCGGTTCATGAACAGCAGGTGGGCGATGCCTTGCGGAAGGCGGGTTTTAGCGTAAGTCTCTCCCACGAAATTTCGACGGCGATTCAGTACGTTCCCCGCACGCAAACTACCGTCGTGGATGCGTACTTAAAACCCATTCTCCGCTCATACCTGGCAAATCTGACCCGGCAACTGGGCGGTCGTCCCGTTCGGGTGATGACCAGCGGAGGGGGCCTGGTGAAAGCCGACTTGTTTTTGGCCAAGGACAGTCTGTTGAGCGGTCCGGCGGGGGGCGTTATTGGTGCGGGACACATCGCCCACGCGTCGTCCATCGCCCGGACGCTGACGCTCGACATGGGCGGCACCAGCACCGACGTGGCCCGGTTTGATGGCCGGGTTGATTACCAGTTTACAACGAAAGTCGGCTCGTTTGAACTGCAATCGCCTTCGCTGGCGGTGGAGACCGTAGCGGCCGGGGGCGGTTCGGTTTGCTGGTTTGACGGACAATTGCGGGTGGGGCCGCACAGCGCCGGGGCGGCTCCCGGTCCGGCTTGTTACGGGGCTGGTGGACCGCTGACGGTTACTGATGTTAACCTGCTGCTGGGACGATTGCACCCGGCCCTGTTTGGCATTCCGGTTAGCCCGGAAAAGGCCCGGGCCGCGTTGGAGACCGTTCGGCAGCAAATGGAACGACACACCGGGCAGCCGGTAGAGGAAGAAAGTCTCTTGCTGGGTTTTGAGCGGATTGCCAACGAAACCATGGCGGGCGCGATCCGAAAAATTTCCGTTGCCCGCGGGTTTGACCCGAAAGAGTATGCGCTACTGGTCTTCGGGGGGGCGGGCGGTTTGCACGGTTGTGCGGTGGCGCAACTCCTCGGGATTCAATCGCTCATTTTACCCTTCGATGGTGGTCTGTTAAGCGCCTACGGCATCGGGCAGGCCCGAATCGAGCGAACGGCCGCCGGGCAGGTGCTGCAACCCCTGGCGGAAGTGGCGCCGAACCTGGCAACACTAGTGGGAAATTTGATTCAGAGAGCCACGGACGATCTGCGGCAGGACGTTGGAGCAGACACCCCAATTGAAGCAAGCAACGTGCTCCTTTTCATGCGGTTGCAGGGGCAGGAAAGCACACTCGAAATTCCGTATTCCGGTACCCACTCCCGAACAGCCGATGCGGAGATGGATGCTATTCAGCGGCTTTTTCGGGTACGTTACGAGCAATTGTACGGTCATTTTCCGGCCCATCGTTCCATCGAACTCGAAAGCATTCGGGTGCTTGTCAGCAGTGTAAAACCGCAGGAGCCGGTTCTGGTTTCAACGGCGGTAGCCCGGCCCGTCGAACCGTCTTTTTCGGCGGGAGAGCTGCCCGTGTATGCCTGGACACAGCTGCGGGAAGGCGACTATTTCAGCGGACCGGCGTTGCTGCTGAACACCACCTCGTCGAGCTACCTGGCCACGGGCTGGGAGGTCACGGTGGGGCCAAACCGCAACGCCGTGGCCCGAATTACTGGCCAGGCCGATATCGTTGATGTGCCTTTGCTGGAAGCCGCCCAGACCGAGTTATTTGCCCGGCGGTTTGTGGCCATCGCCGAAGAGATGGGCGCGCAGTTGCAGCGGACGGCCTTTTCGGTGAATGTGAAAGAACGGCTGGATTTTTCCTGTGCCCTGCTGAATGCGAAGGCCGAATTGCTCGTAAACGCACCCCACATTCCGGTGCACCTGGGAAGTTTGGGCGTCTGCGCCCGGCTCGTTCTGGAAAAGCTGCCGTTGGAACCGGGCGATGTAATCATTACCAATCACCCCCAGTACGGCGGCTCGCACTTGCCGGATGTCACGCTGCTGGCGGGGGTATTTACCGACGATGGAGCGTTGATCGGCTACGTGATCAACCGCGCGCACCACGCCGAAATTGGCGGCAAAGTGCCCGGTTCGATGCCCCCCGACGCCACCAGGTTGGTGGAAGAAGGCGTGGTGCTGGAACCGCAGTACATCGTGAAGAAGGGCCGTTTTTTGTGGGATCAAATTCAGAAGCGGTTCGAGGAAGCCGTTTTCCCGACCCGCGCTCTGGCCGAAAACCGGGCCGATATGGAAGCCGCCCTGGCCTCGTTGCGGTCCGGCGAGATGGCGTTGCGGGCGCTGGTCCGGCAGCACGGCTTGCCGACCGTCCGCCAGTATATGCAACGGCTACAACAGTCGGCCACGGACGCGCTCCAAACGGTATTGAGCGGCTATGAAGGGCAAACGTTTTCGGCGGAAGAACAACTGGACGACGGCCACCGGATTTGCGTAACCATCACGGTGAAAAACCAAACCATTACCTTTGACTTTACCGGCACATCACCCGTGCATCCGCACAACCTGAATGCCAACGTCTCCATTCTGAACAGCGCCCTTCTGTACGTTTTACGACTGTGGTGCGGGCCACGGTCGGTCGGGCCGCAGGATATTCCGCTGAACGAGGGGCTGATGGCTCCGGTTAGCCTTCACCTGCCCGCGTGTTTTCTGAACCCGACGTTTTCTGATGACCCGGCGGAGTGTCCGGCGGTGGTGGGCGGAAATACCGAAGTCAGTCAGCGGCTGGTCGACACGTTGCTGAAAGCCCTAGGACTGGCGGCTTGTAGTCAGGGAACCATGAATAATTTTCTGTTTGGAAACGGGCGGTTTGGCTACTACGAAACCATTGGCGGGGGCGCGGGAGCGGGCGACGGTTTTGCGGGGCGCTCGGCGGTGCACCAGCACATGACCAACACCAAACTGACCGACCCCGAAGAACTGGAACGGCGGTATCCGGTGCGCCTGCATCAATTTGCCATTCGGGCCGGCTCGGGCGGGGCGGGGGCGTGGGGCGGGGGCGACGGTATTGTTCGTGAAATCGAATTTCTGGAACCCGTTCAGGCCACGTTGCTGAGTCAGCACCGAACCGTTGCGCCCTACGGGCTGGCCGGCGGAGCAGCGGGCCAAACCGGCCAGCAAACGCTGATCGCTGTCAACGGTGCGGAAACCGAGCTGCCCGGAATTTTCACCCGCCCCATGCAGCCCGGCGAACGCATCCGGATTGAAACGCCGGGCGGGGGCGGGTGGGGCGTTATGAGTTAA